One Gammaproteobacteria bacterium DNA window includes the following coding sequences:
- the rlmM gene encoding 23S rRNA (cytidine(2498)-2'-O)-methyltransferase RlmM: MQFLFLYCRSGFENECAAEIQDLAVQVGVAGYCKAKQQAGYVTFHPYEAPHSKELVEKLDFRALTFARQWFVALDLRNDLPLNDRISPLLESLAEIPEQACRVSYEHLDTNDGKALSALCNSIEKPFNSALIQGGFLRQQQACDGLRIHICFLSTAAAAIGYSPLSNSSPWAMGIPRLRLPKSAPSRATLKLDEAFLTFMDERERNQKLRSGMSAIDLGAAPGGWTWQLARYNMHIIAVDNGNMDQKLLDTGLITHLREDGFRYRPDKTVDWMVCDIVEQPIKVATMVAKWLTNRWCHATVFNLKLPMKKRYQELRLCLDTIEHALHENGVAFRMLCKQLYHDREEVTVFVELKV, translated from the coding sequence ATGCAATTCCTATTTTTATATTGCCGCAGCGGGTTTGAAAATGAATGTGCGGCGGAGATACAGGATCTCGCCGTACAGGTCGGCGTGGCCGGTTACTGCAAAGCCAAACAACAGGCGGGCTACGTCACCTTTCATCCCTACGAGGCGCCGCATTCTAAAGAACTTGTCGAGAAACTTGATTTTCGCGCGTTGACTTTTGCGCGGCAATGGTTTGTAGCCTTGGATTTGCGCAACGATTTACCCCTGAATGATCGTATTTCGCCACTGCTTGAATCACTGGCAGAAATACCGGAGCAGGCATGTCGTGTGTCATATGAACATCTCGACACCAACGATGGCAAAGCTTTATCCGCACTGTGTAACAGTATTGAAAAACCGTTTAATAGCGCGCTCATACAAGGTGGCTTTCTGCGCCAACAACAAGCATGCGATGGCTTGCGCATACATATTTGCTTTTTGAGTACTGCTGCGGCAGCTATTGGCTATAGCCCGCTTAGTAATAGTTCCCCCTGGGCGATGGGAATTCCGCGCCTACGTTTACCGAAAAGCGCGCCGAGTCGTGCGACGCTAAAACTCGACGAAGCGTTTTTAACCTTCATGGACGAAAGAGAGCGTAACCAAAAATTGCGCTCAGGCATGAGCGCGATCGATCTTGGCGCAGCACCGGGTGGTTGGACATGGCAACTTGCCAGATACAATATGCATATTATCGCTGTTGATAATGGCAATATGGACCAGAAATTATTGGATACAGGACTAATAACCCACCTACGCGAAGATGGATTCCGTTATCGGCCAGATAAAACCGTCGATTGGATGGTATGCGATATCGTTGAACAACCCATTAAAGTAGCGACCATGGTGGCAAAATGGTTGACGAACAGATGGTGTCACGCGACGGTGTTCAATCTGAAACTTCCGATGAAAAAACGCTATCAGGAGTTGCGTTTGTGTCTCGACACCATCGAGCATGCCTTACACGAAAACGGTGTGGCCTTTCGCATGCTGTGTAAACAGCTTTATCACGATCGCGAAGAAGTAACAGTCTTTGTTGAGCTTAAGGTTTAA
- a CDS encoding DUF502 domain-containing protein translates to MRFVWGILLKGLATILPITLTLYLIYWISTSMETLLHSVITNVIPNHTYIPGMGVATGLVLLFLIGLVVNAWFVRHTIDWSDRLLARIPLVKSIHSAIKDFTHFFSSSDQRSKQQKVVLVTINNIHLLGFMTRDQVDFVPDSTEEIVAVYLPMSYQIGGYTIYLPRSQVKPVDMTTEDAMREVLTAGLSKGSSRNKSSRTPSTNTPEKSHS, encoded by the coding sequence ATGCGCTTCGTCTGGGGTATTCTGCTAAAGGGTTTGGCGACTATTTTACCTATCACCTTGACCCTGTATCTGATCTACTGGATCAGCACATCAATGGAGACCTTGCTGCATTCGGTGATCACTAACGTGATCCCAAACCACACCTACATCCCCGGTATGGGCGTGGCAACCGGGCTGGTACTATTGTTTTTGATCGGATTGGTGGTCAATGCCTGGTTTGTCAGACATACCATAGACTGGAGTGATCGTCTTCTCGCGCGCATTCCCTTAGTGAAATCCATACACAGCGCGATCAAGGACTTCACCCACTTCTTTTCGTCGTCGGATCAGCGCAGCAAACAACAAAAAGTGGTGCTGGTTACGATTAACAATATTCACCTATTGGGTTTTATGACGAGAGACCAAGTCGATTTTGTGCCTGATTCTACAGAGGAAATTGTTGCCGTGTATCTTCCCATGAGTTACCAGATTGGTGGCTACACGATTTACCTGCCGCGTTCCCAGGTAAAGCCTGTCGACATGACGACAGAAGACGCCATGCGTGAAGTGCTGACGGCTGGATTGTCCAAAGGCAGTTCCAGAAATAAATCCTCACGTACTCCCTCTACAAACACGCCCGAAAAGTCCCACTCCTAA
- a CDS encoding TerC family protein → MDFLLDPQLWFAFLTLTVLEIVLGIDNIIFLAILVGRLPPEQQAKGRVIGLGLAMGTRILLLLSLAWLARLTAPWFEVFGEEISGRDLVLLLGGLFLIYKSTVEIHNSLEGAEEAKSVSNKPASFLSIVIQIAIIDIVFSLDSVITAVGLVDQVSIMVAAIVIAVLIMMWASGPISQFVDAHPTVKMLALSFLIMIGVALVAESLDLHIPKGYIYFAMAFSVGVEMLNIRLRKKGEAVQLRKRMNEE, encoded by the coding sequence ATGGATTTCCTTCTGGATCCACAGCTATGGTTTGCCTTTTTGACCCTGACCGTACTGGAGATTGTTCTCGGTATCGATAACATAATCTTTCTTGCCATCCTGGTTGGGCGGCTGCCACCGGAACAACAGGCCAAGGGAAGAGTGATCGGTCTTGGGCTGGCAATGGGCACCCGTATTCTATTATTGCTTTCGCTGGCATGGCTGGCGCGACTGACCGCACCGTGGTTTGAGGTGTTTGGCGAAGAAATCTCAGGCCGGGATCTGGTGCTACTGCTAGGCGGGCTATTCCTGATCTATAAGAGTACGGTTGAGATTCACAACAGCCTGGAAGGTGCAGAGGAAGCGAAGTCCGTATCCAACAAGCCGGCTTCATTTCTAAGCATCGTTATCCAGATCGCCATTATCGATATCGTTTTTTCCCTGGACTCGGTGATTACAGCCGTTGGATTGGTAGACCAGGTCAGTATTATGGTTGCGGCCATCGTGATTGCCGTTCTGATTATGATGTGGGCTTCGGGCCCCATCAGCCAGTTTGTCGATGCGCATCCAACGGTAAAGATGCTGGCCCTGAGTTTCCTGATCATGATTGGCGTGGCACTGGTGGCCGAAAGTCTCGATTTGCACATACCGAAGGGTTATATCTACTTTGCCATGGCCTTCTCGGTAGGTGTCGAGATGCTGAATATCCGCCTGCGCAAGAAGGGAGAAGCCGTACAGCTGCGCAAGCGGATGAACGAAGAGTAA
- a CDS encoding DUF2974 domain-containing protein: protein MPSIMDLAVASSAIYEHDVISVGPWTRIAYSGNDSSGFYAGVFSHQNGRDMVVAFRGTDDIADGVEDFGIFLGQYPGQAVQANDILKSWKSRYGRRRRVYLTGHSLGGGLASLMAYSHELPCVTFNAPGMARTTFPAWVPGNIASVLAVGKAVLSPQNHILHIRASYDLVSVGTGPRLGIVHNISLSCSAPTRSTTEALVGAVVPGYATVRNLVRAGDFVLCQHSMDNVVGALRGNPRYAQELNFANFQ, encoded by the coding sequence ATGCCCAGTATTATGGATTTGGCGGTTGCGTCCAGCGCAATTTATGAACACGACGTGATCTCAGTAGGTCCGTGGACGCGTATCGCGTATAGCGGCAATGATAGTTCGGGCTTTTACGCCGGTGTATTCAGTCACCAAAATGGAAGAGATATGGTTGTTGCCTTTAGAGGTACTGATGATATTGCAGATGGCGTAGAGGATTTTGGTATTTTTCTTGGTCAATATCCTGGCCAGGCGGTACAGGCGAATGATATTTTGAAGAGCTGGAAAAGCCGGTATGGTCGTCGTCGCCGAGTCTATCTTACGGGACATTCCCTGGGTGGTGGCCTCGCATCGCTTATGGCCTATAGTCACGAACTTCCGTGCGTGACATTCAACGCGCCCGGCATGGCGCGAACGACGTTCCCGGCGTGGGTGCCAGGGAATATCGCTTCGGTGCTCGCCGTTGGTAAAGCGGTCTTATCGCCACAAAATCATATTCTTCATATCAGGGCTTCATATGATTTAGTCAGCGTGGGAACCGGTCCACGCTTGGGGATCGTTCACAATATCTCGCTCAGTTGCAGCGCTCCCACCAGGAGTACAACAGAGGCCCTGGTCGGCGCCGTGGTGCCAGGTTATGCCACCGTCCGCAATCTGGTAAGAGCTGGCGACTTTGTGCTATGTCAACATTCCATGGATAATGTCGTTGGCGCACTGAGAGGAAACCCGCGCTATGCTCAGGAACTGAATTTTGCCAATTTTCAATAA
- a CDS encoding FkbM family methyltransferase: MKSFFKKAYFLTPFKKQLFSLLKIFWVPPANIHQHLHFHGDIKVTTANASSFKIRSYGYQVENRIFWNGLYGDFERHSLRLWTELCQMSDVIFDIGANTGIYALLAKAVNPSAKVYAFEPVERVYEKLIKNVELNRFDIACSPKAISNYNGEAVIYDTATEHTYSVTVNRDTNLNPDDSIEVKIQTITLDTFIEQEKLDKIDLLKIDVEMHEVEALQGFSKYLQRFQPSFLIEILNDDVANGVYEMIKDFGYEFYNIDEEKGPHRVERLSKSDVFNFLICKPEIANRLSKLLHR, from the coding sequence ATGAAATCATTTTTCAAAAAAGCATATTTCCTAACACCGTTTAAAAAGCAGCTCTTTTCGCTACTGAAAATCTTCTGGGTTCCTCCGGCCAACATCCACCAGCACCTGCACTTTCACGGAGATATCAAGGTTACAACGGCCAATGCCAGTTCATTCAAGATTCGCAGTTATGGTTACCAGGTTGAAAACAGAATATTCTGGAACGGTTTATACGGTGACTTCGAGCGACATTCACTTCGTTTATGGACTGAATTGTGCCAGATGTCGGACGTCATATTTGATATTGGCGCCAATACAGGGATTTATGCCCTGCTGGCAAAAGCCGTCAATCCCAGTGCAAAAGTATACGCCTTCGAACCCGTTGAGCGAGTATATGAAAAGCTGATCAAAAATGTAGAACTCAATCGATTCGATATTGCATGCAGCCCAAAAGCTATCTCCAATTACAACGGCGAAGCGGTTATATATGACACCGCGACGGAGCACACTTACTCGGTAACGGTAAATCGAGATACGAATTTGAATCCTGATGACTCTATCGAGGTTAAAATCCAAACAATAACCTTGGATACTTTCATAGAACAAGAAAAGCTGGATAAGATAGATCTACTCAAGATAGACGTCGAGATGCACGAGGTGGAAGCACTACAAGGATTCAGTAAATATCTTCAACGCTTTCAACCGAGTTTTCTTATCGAAATTCTAAACGATGACGTCGCCAATGGCGTTTATGAAATGATTAAAGATTTTGGCTACGAGTTTTATAACATAGATGAAGAAAAAGGCCCTCATCGCGTCGAAAGGCTTTCTAAAAGTGATGTATTCAACTTTTTGATATGCAAACCGGAAATTGCCAATCGCTTGTCTAAACTGTTACATCGTTAG
- a CDS encoding host attachment protein yields the protein MTSLIVVADSTRARIFSSESASSPLKEIETLAHPEGRLHDRDITSDLPGKVKGSDGSGGHAFQAETDPKKHELSEFARRVAGYLNSLTKANKLEHLLIVAAPALLGELRPQLSKETSGKIVFELNKTLTHSTPEEIREHLPEYLTH from the coding sequence ATGACATCATTGATTGTTGTTGCTGATAGTACTCGGGCCAGAATATTTTCAAGCGAATCCGCCAGTTCTCCTTTGAAAGAAATTGAAACCTTGGCGCATCCGGAAGGTCGCTTGCACGACCGCGATATCACCAGTGATTTGCCGGGCAAGGTAAAAGGTTCGGACGGGTCAGGCGGTCATGCTTTTCAGGCGGAAACCGATCCTAAGAAACATGAATTGTCTGAATTTGCACGTCGTGTCGCTGGCTATCTGAACAGTCTCACGAAGGCGAATAAGTTGGAGCATCTGCTAATCGTTGCAGCGCCGGCATTGCTGGGTGAGTTGCGCCCGCAATTGTCGAAAGAAACCAGTGGAAAAATTGTCTTCGAACTTAATAAAACGCTGACGCATTCTACGCCCGAGGAAATTCGAGAACATTTACCGGAATACCTTACGCATTGA